The DNA window TGTTAATTTTTTCTGAATGCTTTATACAATAATCAAAGCGCTGCATATTATTTTTATGGTAAGCTATTTTGCGGGAATTTTTTATCTCGTACGAATTTTTGTTTACTATAAGGATACTGATGAATTTCCGGATGAGAAGAAGAAAATTCTGAGAGAGCAGTATACTTTCATGGCGAGAAGGCTGTGGAATATCATTACGGTTCCGGCAGGAATAATTATGGCTGTATGTGGATTGGTGATGATTTTTTTAAATCCGGGATTGATGAAAATGGGATGGTTCCACTTGAAACTAACT is part of the Chryseobacterium lactis genome and encodes:
- a CDS encoding CopD family protein, with amino-acid sequence MLYTIIKALHIIFMVSYFAGIFYLVRIFVYYKDTDEFPDEKKKILREQYTFMARRLWNIITVPAGIIMAVCGLVMIFLNPGLMKMGWFHLKLTFLIGLAIYHYWCWKKVLQLKALNGNTLQTANIKLRQANEIATFILFLVVFTVILKSMVIEYWWQLITGFFVLVFLIMMTVKLVNKNKKNK